From the genome of Argentina anserina chromosome 4, drPotAnse1.1, whole genome shotgun sequence, one region includes:
- the LOC126791212 gene encoding CASP-like protein 1D1, whose product MASTDNPADPETGKEVPPPKASCEDTLPPPPKAVNLFAVDVALRFLVFAASLTSVLVIITSKQTVYQGPVPFEAKFDHSPAFIYFIVALSIAGLYSILTTLASLSVMWKPIFSTKFLLHFAFLDVLILGLVASATGTAGGVAYIGYKGNDHVQWRKVCSIFDKYCKHIAGSLASSLFASILLVLLVWLSTFSLHKKLSR is encoded by the exons ATGGCATCGACGGATAATCCAGCTGACCCAGAAACCGGTAAGGAAGTTCCACCACCGAAGGCCTCATGCGAAGACAcgcttcctcctcctcctaaaGCTGTAAACTTATTTGCAGTTGATGTGGCTCTTAGGTTCTTGGTGTTTGCAGCATCACTAACAAGTGTATTGGTCATTATAACTAGCAAACAGACAGTATACCAAGGTCCTGTCCCGTTTGAAGCCAAGTTTGATCACTCTCCTGCCTTCAT ATACTTTATAGTGGCACTATCGATTGCAGGCCTCTATAGTATTCTTACTACGTTAGCATCCCTTTCAGTCATGTGGAAGCCAATATTCTCAACCAAGTTCTTGCTCCACTTTGCATTTTTGGATGTG CTAATACTGGGTCTAGTGGCATCGGCCACGGGCACTGCCGGGGGTGTTGCGTATATTGGATACAAGGGCAACGATCATGTGCAATGGCGCAAGGTTTGCTCTATTTTTGACAAGTACTGCAAACATATAGCAGGCTCCCTCGCTTCATCGTTGTTTGCTTCGATCTTGCTGGTTCTGCTGGTGTGGCTGTCAACTTTCTCACTCCACAAGAAACTTTCCAGATAG